In Elephas maximus indicus isolate mEleMax1 chromosome 5, mEleMax1 primary haplotype, whole genome shotgun sequence, the sequence CCTCCACAGCCAGTGAGTGCTGTGCCCAGACCACGCGTGTCAGCAGGAAGATGTGTCAGCCTCAAGAATGCTGCCTCTGAAGGAGGAGTATACAGTCTGGGTGGCGGACTGGACCCCAGGGCCATTTTAGGGGTACAACACTGCCACCCCTCCTGCACTGATGGACACTGCCCAGTGGAAGGGCACAAATGGCATGGGAGGGGGCATGTCCTCCAAGAGAGCATGGGGCGAGCAAGAGGGGTCTACACTGGGTGGGTCAGAGCCATGAACACACGCATGCTTACTCAGCCTCTAGGTGGTGGAGGGGGAAGCAGCCAACTCTCTTCTCATGCTTCGATTCTCAAAACACAGGGAGAGTGGCTGCTGTGCAGGCCTGAGGCTCACAGCCCTGGTCACTGCGACTGGTTTGAACCTCTCCCACCTCGGTCAGAGGCTTAGTGCAGTGATCCAGTGCTGTGTGCCCAcccacaccagctgctccccacCTTGGGCTGAGGTTCAGTGTGATGACCCAGCACCATGTGCCTGTCCGCACAGGCTCCTTCCCACCTTGAGCCAAGGGCTCACTGTGGTACCCAGCACCATACGCCCATCCACACCGGCTGCTCCCCACCTCGGGCTGAGGTTAAGTGTGGTGACCCAGCACTGTGTGCCCATTCACACTGAATATTCCTCTACTGCCAGGCATCCGTTCATGCTAGCCAGGATCCCCCACCTTGGGCCAAAGCTCACCATGGTGACCCAGCACCGGGCGCCTGTCCAGTGCACACTAGACAGACACCTGACCCCTCTCTGCCTCTGTGCCGCTACAGGAAGCCAGTCTGTGTCCCATGTTTAGGAATGCTGTGAGAATGAGGGGTGGATGCAGCCGGGTGCACCGTGTGCCTAACACATGTCCTGTGTTGGGGCCGTGGTTAATACAGCAACACTGTGAGAGGCAAGGCCGGATGCCAAGCTCCTTTCCTTATTGAATCATTTCCTAAGGATCAATGCCTATAAGAAGAACACAGCTGGAGGAAGGAGAAGTGCAGCTCAGACACCCACACGCACTCCAGCGCTGAGCTCTATCATCTACTCTGTTTTCTTCCCTTGCTTCATGACTTTATTAGCCCGGTTCCCTGATGACCAGTGAGCGTGAGCCCCCTACTCTTCCGATGCTGCACCCCGCTGTCTCCGCCTGCACTCAGAGCGACCTGCTGTGCTGTCTCCTCTCACTCTAGTCTCCAGAGCTTCACTACCAGACGACTAAAATTTATAACACAGCCCGCTCTGAGGGCTTCCACTCCACTTTCTCACGATTTATGTCAGTTCTCAGACACTATCGCCCTTCCTAACAGACTCACTCTCCCCCAGGTTTCCTGGTCCGTGAATAGAGCTCAGGAGGTAGAGACTCAGCCTGTCACTGCACAGGCTCTGACCACCGTGCTGTCCCTCCCAAGTGGGGAGACAGGAGAATGGGGGGAGCACGTCATCCGAGGGGTCTGCCCACCCAACCCCATGCTGTCCCTCCCAGGTGGGGACGGGAAAATGGAGGGAGAATGTCATTCAAAGGGGCTGCCCACTGCCACGCTATTCCAAAACTCACTCCTACTGATCTATCTACCAGTCTTTCTGCTCCAGGCCTGTCCCCGTGGGACCCATGACACTTCCTAGGTGGCAGCTGGGGCCCCACCAATTCTCTACTGTTCTCACTCTCTGAGGTAAAGCAACCCGACATCATGAAGGAACAGGGCACTTCTGCCAGTCTCCCCAAAAGAGCCAACAGCCATGTCCTGTGCACGCAGCTGGAGGCACCACAGTGTTGCAGTGACACAGACTGACAGTGGCACAGTGACACACCTGGTGACACATGCACAGAGACATGGTGACAGACAACAGTGACAGAGTGACAGTGGCACAGTGATACACCTGGtaacacacatgcacagagaCATGGTGACAGACAACAGTGACTGACAGTGGCACAGTGACACACCTggtgacacacatgcacagagACATGGTGACAGACAACAGTGACAGAGTGACAGTGGCACAGTGATACGCCTggtgacacacatgcacagagACATGGTGACAACAGTGACAGAGTGACAGTGGCACAGTGATACACCTggtgacacacatgcacagagACATGGTGACAGACAATAGTGACAAAGAGTAACAGTGACACACCTGGTGACACGCACAGAGACATGGTGGCAGACAAAAGTGACAGCAGCAGTGGCACAGTGATACACCTggtgacacacatgcacagagACATGGTGACAGCAGTGACAGAGTGACAGTGGCACAGTGACACACCTGCTGACACACATGCACAGAGACATGGTGACAGACAACAGGGAGAGTGACACACCTGGTGACACACATGCAGAGACATGGTGACAGTGACAGTGGCACAGTGATACACCTGGtaacacacatgcacagagaCATGGTGACAGACAACAGTGACTGACAGTGGCACAGTGACACACCTggtgacacacatgcacagagACATGGTGACAGACAACAGTGACAGAGTGACAGTGGCACAGTGATACACCTggtgacacacatgcacagagACATGGTGACAGACAATAGTGACAAAGAGTAACAGTGACACACCTggtgacacacatgcacagagACATGGTGACAGACAACAGTGACAGAGTGACAGTGGCACAGTGATACACCTggtgacacacatgcacagagACATGGTGACAGCAGTGACAGAGTGACAGTGGCACAGTGACACACCTGCTGACACACATGCACAGAGACATGGTGACAGACAACAGGGAGAGTGACACACCTGGTGACACACATGCAGAGACATGGTGACAGTGACAGTGGCACAGTGATACACCTGGtaacacacatgcacagagaCATGGTGACAGACAACAGTGACTGACAGTGGCACAGTGACACACCTggtgacacacatgcacagagACATGGTGACAGACAACAGTGACAGAGTGACAGTGGCACAGTGATACACCTGGtaacacacatgcacagagaCATGGTGACAGACAACAGTGACTGACAGTGGCACAGTGACACACCTggtgacacacatgcacagagACATGGTGACAGACAACAGTGACAGAGTGACAGTGGCACAGTGATACACCTGGtaacacacatgcacagagaCATGGTGACAGACAACAGTGAGAGAGTGACAGTGGCACAGTGATACACCTGGTGACACACATGCAGAAACATGGTGACAGACAACAGTGACAGAGTGACAGTGGCACAGTGATACACCTGGtaacacacatgcacagagaCATGGTGACAACAGTGACTGACAGTGGCACAGTGACACACCTggtgacacacatgcacagagACATGGTGACAGACAACAGTGACAGAGTGACAGTGGCACAGTGATACACCTGGTGACACACATGCAGAGACACGGTGAGAGACAACAGTGACAGAGTGACAGTGGCACAGTGATACACCTGGtaacacacatgcacagagaCATGGTGACAGACAACAGTGACTGACAGTGGCACAGTGACACACCTGGTGACAGACAACAGTGACAGAGTGACAGTGGCACAGTGATACACCTGGTGACACACATGCAGAGACACGGTGACAGACAACAGTGACAGAGTGACAGTGGCACAGTGATACACCTGGtaacacacatgcacagagaCATGGTGACAACAGTGACTGACAGTGGCACAGTGACACACCTggtgacacacatgcacagagACATGGTGACAGACAACAGTGACAGAGTGACAGTGGCACAGTGATACACCTGGTGACACACATGCAGAGACATGGTGACAGACAACAGTGACAGTGACTGACGGTGACACACCTGGTGACACACACAGATGTTTACACAGAGTACAGTGACAGTGACATGGTGACACAGGTACACAGTGACAGTGAGAGTAACATGGTGACAACAGTGACATGGTGACACATTGACATAGTGACACATAGAACACAGTGATGCAGTGACAGTGACACGGTGACAGAACAGTGACAGTGTGACATGGTGACAAAAACTGACATGGTGACACAGGCACACAGTAACACAGCAAACACTGACATGGTGACACATGGGGACACAGTGACAGAGTAACATGGTGACACAGAACAGTGACAGAGTGACATAGAGTGCCACACACGCACAGGGCCCAGGCCGCCCTAGGCCTGGCAACTCTGCACCACGCCCCCGTCAGGCTTAGTATGAACCCACTAGCAACATCAAGTCACAGACCATGGTGTGTTTCTCTAGTCATGAGTTCAAATACAATCCTACCTTAGTCTAAAAAAGGCCGAAACATAAGACAAAGAAAGCCTGCCCTGGATGCACCTGGGACAGCCCTCACCTGGTGAGCCAGTGCCCAAGGTCAGGGCGGTGGGCCCCCTGCACGCCTGTCTGGTTCAGGGCCCGAAGCAGCCGGCAGCAGCACAGCACAGCCCAGGGGCTGGCTAGCACCATCCGCTGCTCCATGCTGCCCAGCCGCTCGAAGGCAGAGGCTGCCGCACGTGTCCTGTCCTCCTCCAGCGCGGCACAGCCCTCCGCTCCATCCTGCATAGTCAGCATGGCCCCTTCGGGCCCTGGCTCCTCGCGCAGGCCACACTGAGGGTCCCCATCACTGCCTAGGAAGTGGTTTCTGCAGACCTCTTGGCACAATGCCAGGCACAGGGTGCTGACGAGGAAGTACCAGGTCTGGTGCTCCTCCTCAATGAAGCTGCTCGCGCCCAGGCTCAGGATGTGGCCCATGGTCCCCAGCAGGATGAGGAGGTCCAGCTCTGACCACCGCACGCTGGGAGGAGCAGGGTTCTGTGAAGAGGAAATGCGCTCTGTAAGTGATGTCTGGATGTGGCACACACTGTGCTGCTGGTGCTCACCAAACTCTACTCATCAGAGACCCTGTCCTTCCCACGCCCAGTGCCTCCCAATCCTGCTCTGGGGGAACGTCTCTTATCTGGACACAGTCCTGGGAACTCTCAACCAGAAACGCAAGTCATGGGCAGAGTGGCAAAGCAACTGACAGTGGTGAGGGAGACCACCCCGAGTGATCGGAGAGATCACCCTGGGTCCTCAGAGAGACCACCCCCAAGTTCTTAGAGAGCATGCTCCTCCATGATCTACAGCCCTATAGGTACCTGGTGCCCCCACCTCCCCACATAGAGGTGCCTGTTCCTCTGTGACCCACGGCCCTAGACCCACAGGAACCTGCTTTTCCCTCTAAAAACTCACACACATAATCTGACGACATGACCTGGATTCTGAAATCAGGATGCCCAGGGGGTTCGCACATGTGGTTGCTGCGTTTGGAGAACTCCTGGTCCCCCTGATGCATGTGCTCCGGTGTCTGGTATGCTGGGGTTTGCCTGTGCACCGGGGTCTGCCCGTGAGGGAGCAGTGACAGGACAATGACACAGTCTGCACAGAGCCGCAGCGCTGCCTCTTTAGGAGCCCTTACCTTGCCCACACGCTTTGCGCTGACCACCGTCTTTGTAAGCGCAGACACGATTGCACAGAGCAGCGCGGACATCAGCAGCATCGCACCACCTGCTGCCAGCCAGGGCATGCTGCAGAAGTAGCAGGTGCTCTCAGTCGAGGTGCACACTACCACATGGATGGCCGAGAGGACCAGGATCGTCAGGTAgaagagcagggagaacagcggtGACGACAGCGGCACATCCAGCTCGGCTGCCGGGCTCAGCGCCTTCGGGATGCTGAGCAGGAGCAGGGCAAGGACCTGGACAGGGAGACCACATAAGCATCCATGGACTGGGTCCGGGAGACATCTACTGCAGACCAAGCCAGGTGCCTGATCTTAAGTCAGCTGTCCCAACAGTAAAGCCCAATAAGGTTCCTGAAGCCTGACTTCCAACTAGCTGCCAAGAAGGCATGGCATAACCCAAGTAAGCCCACCTGATGTCTCTGTGAAACAAAGCTCAGCAAGTGAGAAATTCCACTTCCCCGTGTTTAGTAAGGCCAACATTGCACATACTTTAAATAGCAGTGGTTTGGTTCCATTTCCAACCCCCATGAGCCGCACCTCCAGGACCAGTGTGGCCCCAACCGCCATAGAGTAGATGTCATACTGCACCACCTGTCTGCTCAGAGACAGGCTCAGGGTCTGCAGGGCGTCCAGGTACTGCCTGAGGACCTTAGAGCCAAGGTTCAAAAGGACTTCTGAGCTATTCTCCTCCAAGTAGCGTTTGATCCAATTCCCGTGCAACCTTTCTGACATTTTAAACTGTTCAAATCCAGGATCtaacaagaagagaaaaaaagctttatacatatatatatcatttCAAAATATGCAGGTATTTGTGGCATACGGTAAGGCCTTTATTTTTAAGAACTGACAGCTgatgggtggaaaccctggtggcgtagcagttaagtgctacggctgctagccaaagggtcggcagttcgaatccgccaggcactccttggaaactctacagagcagttctactctgtcctatagggtcgctatgagtcagaattgactcgacagcactggggtttttttttggtttgacagCTGATGAAGATGAGCTACTCCTTAGTGAGGAGATGAGCAGCTTCGCCGGCAAGACATAAAAGCTGAGAGTGCTCATCAGCCCGCTCATGCCCTCCTTGCCCAACTGACAGCACTGCCCAATGCCTGGCATCACATTATACAGATGAACAGAAACGTctgcccttgtggagcttacAACCTCATGAAGGAGAGGGCaacaagcaaaataaataagcaaaatctGGAACATGTGCTGTGGAGAACAGCAAAGCAGGGAGGGGCCCCAAGTGCTGGGCTTTTCTGAAGTAGCATCTGAGCAAAGACCCGAgagtttcatttctaatttttcttaagtatttgtaaaatttttctgtttcaacacagtaacagcaacaaaaactcaGAATAACTTTACCTCTCCCCAAGTTCACTATGTTGCCTGACTCAGGAAATAAAAACTGACATCTTCTGCCTATGCAAGTAAGGAACGTGACCCAGCTAGAGCAAGAAGAACGCATCAAACCGGGCCCTGAGCTATAAAAACAACGTcaaagatgtggaaccagggatatcactgctgatgtcagatggatctcggctgaaagtagagaacacctgaaggatgtttacctgtgttttattgactatgcaaaggcatctgactgtgtggatcaaattatggataacattgtggagaacgggaatttcagaacacttaattgtgctcatgaggaacctgtacatagatagatcaagaagcagttgtttggaaagaacaaggggatattgattggtttaaagtcaggaaaggtgtgcatcagggttgcatccttccaccatacctattcgatctgtatgcggagcaaataatctgagaaactggactatatggagaagaacgtggGATCAGCACTGGTGGAAGACTCTAACAATccgggatatgcagatgacacaaccctgcttgctgaaagtgaagaggacttgaagcatttactgatgaaggtcagtgactacagcctttagtatggattacacctcaacaaaaagaaaacaaaaatcctcacaacctgaccaacaagcaacatcatgataaacagagagaagactgaagttgccaaggatttcgttttacttggatccacgatcaatcagtgcccatggaagcagcagtcaagaaatcaaatgacatattgcattaggcaaattagctgcaaaagacctctgtaaagtgttgaaaagcaaagattttactttcaggagtaaggtgtgcctgactcaaggcatatttccaatcacctcatatgcatgcgaacgctggacaatgaagaaggaagaccaaagaagaactgatgcctttgaattatggtgttgacaaagaatattgaatatagcatggactgccagaagaacgaacaaatctgtctcggaagaagtacagccagaatgctccttagaagcaaagatggtaagacttcatctcatgtacactggacgtgttatcaggaaggaccagtccctggagtaggacatcatgcttggttaagtagggggtcagtgaaaaggaagaaaaccctcaacgagagggactgacacagcgggtgcaacaacgggttcaaacacagcaacgactgtgaagatggcacaggactgagcactgTTCCGTTCTGCTGTaaacagggtcgctaggagtcctAACTGACtggctgcacctaacaacaacggcctATACACTGATGACTCCGTAACATTCCTCGGACTTGGACAGACGTAGCTCCGGCAgcgtgcttgtctgttttcctcgTTTGTCTCTTGGAACAGATGCCAAATAAAATCTTTTGTACCGCTTTAGTGTACCTTTGGGATGATTTTACCCTAGGACGTGCCTGAGTACACACATGCCTGACCACCTCACACCTCCTTCCTGGTCCAGCAGGTGGCGCTCACAGCTGGATATCTGAACGAGGTTCACAAAACTAATTAACGAAATCTCTGGACACGGCTCACTCACTTGAAAACACGCAGACCCTAGGCTAGACCTGGATATGGTGACCTAACCCAGACTAAGAGAATGAGTGCTTTCCAGCCAAGACCCCCAGGAGGCCACATCTTGGTCACTTAACACTGGTGTGAGATGCAGCTGGCTATGGCAGGTGAGGAGGGGTCTCAAGACAGACTTCAAAGAAGGTAAAGAGCCCCAGGGGAAGAAGTGGTTCTTCTACAACCCACGCAATTAAGAAAGACTCTGTGTGAGGAAAAGAAGTCCTTTCTGCTCCTCTGCTAAATGAAGGGAAACTCCCtgaatgaagaagagaaaagtaATTCCCCCCAGATCCTCCCTCAAAGGGGAGGGGAaagaaaggggaaggaagaggatgAAAATGGCAGGAAGAGGATGGGACGGAAGAAGAGGTGAggagcagggaggaaggaaggagggtagaagaagaagggaggagaggggaaggagaAACGTATGCAAGGACTCTAATCAGATAACTGCATGGCTGTTGCTAACCGCTGACAAGGTTCTCAGAAGACAGGAGCAGGACCTGCGTGAGCACAAGGCACTCCTGTTACTAAACTCTCATCATGGAAACTCCACACTGTTCAGTGGAAATACAAAGCTCTTACAAGAGCCAGAGGCTGCTCATCGACTTACCTTTTTCATACAGTGGCACATTCCCTTGCAACAATTTGCTAAGCTGCACtgtatttaaatgtaaaaatcttAATTGTTCTCGCACTGGTTTTCCTTCCACAACTGGGAATAAAAGACGCCCCACGTTGTTTCTTGGAATTGGCAAGCCCAGGCCTATTGCCAGTGTTGCAGCCAGATCAGTCTGTTGGACACGCTTTGGATGTCTCCTATCACCTACAAAAAAGAATACAGTGTTGCAGGTGACGGCTTCTAGAGAGTGTATGACTGGTCATTCTTGACTTTGAGCTTCTATAACAGATGTGAGTCAAATAGCGCGTTATCTCCAAACCATTCGGTGTAGATTCATCCAGAAAAGAGGAGTCACGATGTTTTTATCTCAATTCATGTACAGAACACCCATTCTACATCAAGCACAGCGCCGTCCCTGAAGGAGCTTGTTTCTATGCACTGAAAGAGAGACTAAAGCAAGATACTCAGTGGGGCCAGCAAGTGCAAGGGAGGGTCATTCcagtggaggcagggagggagcgtGGCCCCTTCTGGACACAATGCACTCCAGGTGCTGCTCtttccacacacacaaacagccaAATGCGCTCCACTCTCAGGGGCTCCTGGACAGAACAGGACGAGGCTGGGTATGTGGCCTCAACAAAAAACTCAGCATAGGGGTTTTCTCCTCGGTGCAGACAACAATCAGCCCAGGCCAAGGGCTCTGGCACAGGTACGACTCAGGTAATACACAATTCCGACTGAGGTACAATATAAGCATGACTCAGGTATGACAGGTACAACTCAAGCACAACATAGGTATGACACAGGTACGACTCAGGTATGACACAGGTACAACTCAGGTATGATTCAGGGACGACACAGATATGACTCAGGTATAACACAGGTACGACAGTTATGATACAGGTACGACTCAGGTACAACACAGGTATAACAGGTACGACTCAGGTACAACAAAGGTATGACACAGGTACAACTCAGGTATGACTCAGGCACAATACAGGAATGACACAGATATGACTCAGGTATTACAACTACAACTCAGGTACAACACAGGCATGACACAGGGATGACACAGGTACGACTCAGGCATGACACAGGTATGACTATGACTCAAGTATGATACAGGTACAACTCAGGTACGACACAGGTATGACACGGGGGTATGCGCAGCTACAACCATCTTCGCAGGGCAGGCTGGCTGGCCCACCCTCCAGCACTTGAACAGGAGCTTCTGCAGTTTTACTTTGTGGTAGCTTTTGGTTGTATAGAAGTTCCCTTTTTTTATTTGGTGGCATTTATTAACCTTTCCTAGTCAGCCCTCCAGCGGTGGCTCTCGGCCCTCTGTTATGCTTAAACAGCCTTTTTCACCCCAACAttgctgtttgtgtttttttctcaTACTTCTAAAACTGTATTTTCTTACACTAAGCTTTTTgatcacagaaaacaaaaacaaaaaacccaccttAAACTACTCTTggtagtcatatggtctactgtgggACAGAGCAATTGAGCAACTATACGATCCTCTAGTTCTGTCATTTCTGAGGGTGCTAACAACCAGGGTTCTAAGCTTGGGAAAAAGGAAGTACAATGCGAGCTCCACGAAATTAATTTTGTACTAGTGAGTATCAAGTGGAAGTGTAACTCCTTGCTTTCTCCAGAAACAATGGCTAGCCCAGGACCAGCGGGCGCTCCGCCCAGGACCAGCAGGTGCTCCGCCCAAGACCAGCGGGCGCTCCGCCCAGGACCAGCGGGCGCTCCAGCTCCAACACTGTCATCCTGAAATTCCACTTCCCACTGAAAGGAATGACATCTTGGCGATGGGGCTGCTTCTGGGCCGAGGGGAGTGTGCATATGACTGTCTATCAGAGGCTGTCCAGATCTTGTCCAGAGGACTCAGGAGCAACTCTGAAGAGGTCCCCACTGGCAAAGACGGGGCAACTTGAATGTCAAAAAGAGTTATACGTACAGTGAACTGAAACACACCGAATACATTTAAATGCATCAGTTCATAATGATACTTAAAAAGGAAATCAGCCTAAGTGGTCCCATCTGAAGGACGCTAGTGAACTAACCCACTGAGACTGGTAAGTGTGGGGAGACCAAACCATCATTCTTCCTGTCTCTTTTACACCCAAAAAGTACACAAGGGGATGTTCTCTTTGTAGCAGTATTCCGGCTAATTAATGAGAAAAGAACGTACAACTTCCTGCCACGACTTGTGCCCTCTGGTGCATTAACAGGCCATGCTGATCACCACCAGCTATTAGCATGAGTGAAGCAGACAGCCAAATGTCACGTGTTCCCTGACAGAAGGAGCCTTgctaaa encodes:
- the LOC126077420 gene encoding keratin-associated protein 10-4-like isoform X14, giving the protein MLLCHCVPMCHHVSVCCVTVCLCHHVSFCHHVTLSLFCHRVTVTASLCSMCHYVNVSPCHCCHHVTLTVTVYLCHHVTVTVLCVNICVCHQVCHRQSLSLLSVTMSLHVCHQVYHCATVTLSLLSVTMSLCMCVTRCVTVPLSVTVVTMSLCMCVTRCITVPLSLCHCCLSPCLCMCVTRCITVPLSLCHCCLSPCLCACVSPGVSLCHCQSLLSVTMSLCMCVTRCITVPLSLSPCLCMCVTRCVTLPVVCHHVSVHVCQQVCHCATVTLSLLSPCLCACVSPGVSLCHCHSVTVVCHHVSVHVCHQVCHCYSLSLLSVTMSLCMCVTRCITVPLSLCHCCLSPCLCACVSPGVSLCHCQSLLSVTMSLCMCVTRCITVPLSLSPCLCMCVTRCVTLPVVCHHVSVHVCQQVCHCATVTLSLLSPCLCACVSPGVSLLLFVTIVCHHVSVHVCHQVYHCATVTLSLLSPCLCACVSPGVSLCHCHSVTVVCHHVSVHVCHQVCHCATVSHCCLSPCLCACVLPGVSLCHCHSVTVVCHHVSVHVSPGVSLCHCQSVSLQHCGASSCVHRTWLLALLGRLAEVPCSFMMSGCFTSESENSRELVGPQLPPRKCHGSHGDRPGAERLVDRSVGVSFGIAWQWAAPLNDILPPFSRPHLGGTAWGWVGRPLG
- the LOC126077420 gene encoding uncharacterized protein LOC126077420 isoform X6, with amino-acid sequence MLLCHCVPMCHHVSVCCVTVCLCHHVSFCHHVTLSLFCHRVTVTASLCSMCHYVNVSPCHCCHHVTLTVTVYLCHHVTVTVLCVNICVCHQVCHRQSLSLLSVTMSLHVCHQVYHCATVTLSLLSVTMSLCMCVTRCVTVPLSVTVVTMSLCMCVTRCITVPLSLCHCCLSPCLCMCVTRCITVPLSLCHCCLSPCLCACVSPGVSLCHCQSLLSVTMSLCMCVTRCITVPLSLCHCCLSPCLCACVSPGVSLCHCQSLLSVTMSLCMCVTRCITVPLSLSPCLCMCVTRCVTLPVVCHHVSVHVCQQVCHCATVTLSLLSPCLCACVSPGVSLCHCHSVTVVCHHVSVHVCHQVCHCYSLSLLSVTMSLCMCVTRCITVPLSLCHCCLSPCLCACVSPGVSLCHCQSLLSVTMSLCMCVTRCITVPLSLSPCLCMCVTRCVTLPVVCHHVSVHVCQQVCHCATVTLSLLSPCLCACVSPGVSLLLFVTIVCHHVSVHVCHQVYHCATVTLSLLSPCLCACVSPGVSLCHCHSVTVVCHHVSVHVCHQVCHCATVSHCCLSPCLCACVLPGVSLCHCHSVTVVCHHVSVHVSPGVSLCHCQSVSLQHCGASSCVHRTWLLALLGRLAEVPCSFMMSGCFTSESENSRELVGPQLPPRKCHGSHGDRPGAERLVDRSVGVSFGIAWQWAAPLNDILPPFSRPHLGGTAWGWVGRPLG
- the LOC126077420 gene encoding multiple epidermal growth factor-like domains protein 11 isoform X28, with the protein product MLLCHCVPMCHHVSVCCVTVCLCHHVSFCHHVTLSLFCHRVTVTASLCSMCHYVNVSPCHCCHHVTLTVTVYLCHHVTVTVLCVNICVCHQVCHRQSLSLLSVTMSLHVCHQVYHCATVTLSLLSVTMSLCMCVTRCVTVPLSVTVVTMSLCMCVTRCITVPLSLCHCCLSPCLCACVSPGVSLCHCQSLLSPCLCACVLPGVSLCHCHSVTVVCHHVSACVSPGVSLCHCHSVTVVCHHVSVHVCHQVCHCATVSHCCLSPCLCACVLPGVSLCHCHSVTVVCHHVSVHVCHQVCHCATVSHCCLSPCLCACVLPGVSLCHCHSVTVVCHHVSVHVCHQVCHCATVSHCCLSPCLCACVLPGVSLCHCHCHHVSACVSPGVSLSLLSVTMSLCMCVSRCVTVPLSLCHCCHHVSVHVCHQVYHCATAAVTFVCHHVSVRVTRCVTVTLCHYCLSPCLCACVSPGVSLCHCHSVTVVCHHVSVHVSPGVSLCHCQSVSLQHCGASSCVHRTWLLALLGRLAEVPCSFMMSGCFTSESENSRELVGPQLPPRKCHGSHGDRPGAERLVDRSVGVSFGIAWQWAAPLNDILPPFSRPHLGGTAWGWVGRPLG
- the LOC126077420 gene encoding keratin-associated protein 10-4-like isoform X33 — its product is MCVTRCITVPLSLCHCCLSPCLCACVSPGVSLCHCQSLLSVTMSLCMCVTRCITVPLSLCHCCLSPCLCACVSPGVSLCHCQSLLSVTMSLCMCVTRCITVPLSLCHCCLSPCLCACVSPGVSLCHCQSLLSVTMSLCMCVTRCITVPLSLSPCLCMCVTRCVTLPVVCHHVSVHVCQQVCHCATVTLSLLSPCLCACVSPGVSLCHCHSVTVVCHHVSVHVCHQVCHCYSLSLLSVTMSLCMCVTRCITVPLSLCHCCLSPCLCACVSPGVSLCHCQSLLSVTMSLCMCVTRCITVPLSLSPCLCMCVTRCVTLPVVCHHVSVHVCQQVCHCATVTLSLLSPCLCACVSPGVSLLLFVTIVCHHVSVHVCHQVYHCATVTLSLLSPCLCACVSPGVSLCHCHSVTVVCHHVSVHVCHQVCHCATVSHCCLSPCLCACVLPGVSLCHCHSVTVVCHHVSVHVSPGVSLCHCQSVSLQHCGASSCVHRTWLLALLGRLAEVPCSFMMSGCFTSESENSRELVGPQLPPRKCHGSHGDRPGAERLVDRSVGVSFGIAWQWAAPLNDILPPFSRPHLGGTAWGWVGRPLG
- the LOC126077420 gene encoding keratin-associated protein 10-6-like isoform X47; amino-acid sequence: MSLLSPCYSHCHCVPVSPCHCHCTLCKHLCVSPGVSPSVTVTVVCHHVSACVSPGVSLCHCHSVTVVCHHVSVHVCHQVCHCATVSHCCLSPCLCACVLPGVSLCHCHSVTVVCHHVSVHVCHQVCHCYSLSLLSVTMSLCMCVTRCITVPLSLCHCCLSPCLCACVSPGVSLCHCQSLLSVTMSLCMCVTRCITVPLSLSPCLCMCVTRCVTLPVVCHHVSVHVCQQVCHCATVTLSLLSPCLCACVSPGVSLLLFVTIVCHHVSVHVCHQVYHCATVTLSLLSPCLCACVSPGVSLCHCHSVTVVCHHVSVHVCHQVCHCATVSHCCLSPCLCACVLPGVSLCHCHSVTVVCHHVSVHVSPGVSLCHCQSVSLQHCGASSCVHRTWLLALLGRLAEVPCSFMMSGCFTSESENSRELVGPQLPPRKCHGSHGDRPGAERLVDRSVGVSFGIAWQWAAPLNDILPPFSRPHLGGTAWGWVGRPLG
- the LOC126077420 gene encoding uncharacterized protein LOC126077420 isoform X9, whose translation is MLLCHCVPMCHHVSVCCVTVCLCHHVSFCHHVTLSLFCHRVTVTASLCSMCHYVNVSPCHCCHHVTLTVTVYLCHHVTVTVLCVNICVCHQVCHRQSLSLLSVTMSLHVCHQVYHCATVTLSLLSVTMSLCMCVTRCVTVPLSVTVVTMSLCMCVTRCITVPLSLCHCCLSPCLCACVSPGVSLCHCQSLLSVTMSLCMCVTRCITVPLSLCHCCLSPCLCACVSPGVSLCHCQSLLSVTMSLCMCVTRCITVPLSLSPCLCMCVTRCVTLPVVCHHVSVHVCQQVCHCATVTLSLLSPCLCACVSPGVSLCHCHSVTVVCHHVSVHVCHQVCHCYSLSLLSVTMSLCMCVTRCITVPLSLCHCCLSPCLCACVSPGVSLCHCQSLLSVTMSLCMCVTRCITVPLSLSPCLCMCVTRCVTLPVVCHHVSVHVCQQVCHCATVTLSLLSPCLCACVSPGVSLLLFVTIVCHHVSVHVCHQVYHCATVTLSLLSPCLCACVSPGVSLCHCHSVTVVCHHVSVHVCHQVCHCATVSHCCLSPCLCACVLPGVSLCHCHSVTVVCHHVSVHVSPGVSLCHCQSVSLQHCGASSCVHRTWLLALLGRLAEVPCSFMMSGCFTSESENSRELVGPQLPPRKCHGSHGDRPGAERLVDRSVGVSFGIAWQWAAPLNDILPPFSRPHLGGTAWGWVGRPLG